The nucleotide sequence CGCCTCATCTCCACGACCTGACGTGGGGCTTTGCCTTTACATTAGACGACCGGAGTTGAGTAGCCGTAAATCGTGGACGGAGGTGGTTAGCGTGCTGcgcccgccccgccctccctgtgtttgtgtgtttggTATCCTcccgcctccttcaccaACAGAGCGGGTGCCTTCGttgggcacacacacacacacacacacagccagaGACAtagacacagacacagacaccaGCGCCTGCTTTCCTTCAACACATAACAGAGGACATTACATCACTGCCGTCACAAAGCCACGCTTGCACACTACacgggtggtggtggcgggtggCACTTGCGCTGTAGCGCATGCTGAGAGGAGAACGCGGGACTgaaccctcccccctcctttccacCGGCCAAGACCGGCTGTTTCCGCGCTTCTGCTccgtatatatatatatatatatactcACCTTGTGGCTGCTGTTTCTCCGGTTCGTTGCCTTCTTTATTGGCCGCGGCTCCTCATAGACGCGCTCTTGCCATCACGAAGGTCTCCGTGTGCATCTCCGGGCTACTCCGAGGTCCGCAACACGAGTTCACCTGTCCTTGGTCCGCCTTTCTTACCGCCAGCCCCCGAGAAgacgcgtctctctctctctctctctttgcgtgGAAGAGAGCATAACACACGTTAAGCGCAGAGAGGCAACCGACAAatcagttttttttttatttaTTCTCGTCTCGTTGTGGCTGCAGCTCTCTTGTTGCGTGGCTGTGTGACTCTCCAATGccactgccactgccgccacgcctttctttttcgtttttgaAGGGTTTCCCACGTTTCGTGTTGCggtcgtcgccatcgccttcttcttcgcGTGCCACTCGCCTAAGATCAACTACCGTCTTTTCATTTgtgggcgtgcgcgcgtgtgtgtgtgcatgtcgATATAGGCTTGCCTGCGTTCCCTCACGGATCGGTTCTCTGCACTCGCGGTCCGTCGGATCCTCCCTCAcgctctccgtgtgtgtgtgcgtgcgtgtgtagagCGGCTTGTCCATTCCACTGCCTGGTCTGGCGTTCAGCTCCCCTGCATTCTCTGAAGATTCGATGCGCCCTATCTTTATGGGACTCTACCCGACACGCTCCTCGCGTGCTCGGTGCTGCACGACCGCGGCTGGCTTtgctgcgtcggcgcgcggcacggccgccaccgccgccgtcgctgccacgACCACGACCACAGACGCCGtagctgccgcctccgctgctctCACTGCcataccaccaccactccgTGCGCTGCACAAGATGAGCAAGCTTACCGACTCCCATATGCGGCGGCGATCTGTGGCAGATGCCTTGTCTTacaccccttcctcctccgtcgccccaacgccgccgtcgctgccgatgctgGCTGCCAGGGCCACAGCCGTGCAGGCGCTGAACAGCCTGTCGTTGCAGACAGCGCTCACCTCGACGCAGCTGGCCaggctgccggtgcgcgtaCTCACGCAACTCGTGCAATGGCGTCGGGCACGCAACTACCGCGCACCGGTGTTGGCGTCCGCGGCGGGCGACGCTGACTTGTGTGGCGGTCACTTCGGCACTTGGACTACCCGCGCCCAGCGCCGTGGGTTGGCAGCGCGTCTGCGCTCCGGCATCCGATGTGCGGCGGCAATGAAGGCGCttgaagcagcagcaaacaCACAgccagcggcaacgccgtttgtgctgctcgcgtccgcctccccttcctgttcttgcggcgccgcgcagtcGATCATCTCTGGCTCGGCGGCAACCTCTGCGGACTCGTCTAGCACCggggccgccgtcgccaccccAGCCGGCTCGCTGCACacagcgaggcgctgctACTCCTCCGCCGCTAGCGCAGACGGTCcaaccgccgccacggcagccgcgtctgCTACGCCACAACTTGAGGGTGCCGCTTCGCGTGCGGCagctggcagcgctgcacgcgaAGCAGAGTGCAGTGAGCACCGGCCGGATGCGCGTGAAGGCAGTGCagccgacagcagcagcagcgcgcacgagAGGTTCacggaggaagagaaagcgaa is from Leishmania donovani BPK282A1 complete genome, chromosome 7 and encodes:
- a CDS encoding DNAJ-domain transmembrane-like protein, yielding MRPIFMGLYPTRSSRARCCTTAAGFAASARGTAATAAVAATTTTTDAVAAASAALTAIPPPLRALHKMSKLTDSHMRRRSVADALSYTPSSSVAPTPPSLPMLAARATAVQALNSLSLQTALTSTQLARLPVRVLTQLVQWRRARNYRAPVLASAAGDADLCGGHFGTWTTRAQRRGLAARLRSGIRCAAAMKALEAAANTQPAATPFVLLASASPSCSCGAAQSIISGSAATSADSSSTGAAVATPAGSLHTARRCYSSAASADGPTAATAAASATPQLEGAASRAAAGSAAREAECSEHRPDAREGSAADSSSSAHERFTEEEKANEDCETAAVPSFAEIYYAFRTLQLVQDDGRVVREWTAAHVKQAYRTLAKQLHPDVAGGDDELMEQVNTSYDMLMGLSAELADNYRMWLKTGGEAELQLQRAHHQQELLGSRWTSREVEQLMMVGWCATLSGFAMYAVWRALYGTSPVVNSVGGTTAIGGSAVSGCSQVHCGINVAGVHPVGTRLTLPRAGATVSTAAGVQYGVVSIGNSALWMPPHLSFQMLQLVRTAVSRYALAVALTLAAWMNTVMLQRVLQRMLSGGDGEIAGRGSTEGKRRDGGGKS